One part of the Solanum dulcamara chromosome 3, daSolDulc1.2, whole genome shotgun sequence genome encodes these proteins:
- the LOC129883021 gene encoding folate-biopterin transporter 1, chloroplastic-like produces the protein MSTITPNSISFSILPSVNPFFPFLSLSPFLSRFNRRKPPSFTISAGSSRRKPPFDPPDSKMSVSVQIPAGSVRRDIETEPLIDSRNRKGDQPTTTVKEDSVFSHKSVPHKSKYSLSSISCFGVDLTPDNIAVAMVYFVQGVLGLSRLAVSFYLKDDLHLDPAETAVISGFSSLPWLVKPVYGFISDSFPLFGYRRRSYLVLSGLLGAFSWFLMATFVDSKYSAAFSILIGSLSVAFSDVVVDSMVVERARGESQSMSGSLQSLCWGSSAFGGIVSAYFSGSLVEAYGVRFVFGATSLLPLITSAVSVLVKEQPVRGPARGVSLGNGFIESSKNNFTQLWGAVKQPSVLLPTLFIFLWQATPQSDSAMFYFTTNKLGFTPEFLGRVKLVTSVASLIGVGLYNGFLKKVPLRKIFLVMTLIGTALGMTQVLLVTGLNRQFGISDEWFAIGDSLIITVLGQASFMPVLVLAARICPQGMEATLFATLMSISNGGSVLGGLIGAGLTQVFGVTRDRFDNLAFLIVLCNLSSLLPLPLLGLLPGDEPDTEDNTDVEMKSN, from the exons atgtctACAATAACGCCCAATTCAATTTCATTCTCAATCTTACCCTCTGTTAAtcctttttttcccttcctctcCCTCTCTCCATTCCTCTCACGCTTTAACCGCCGGAAACCGCCTTCCTTCACCATCTCCGCTGGCTCCTCCCGCAGGAAACCGCCTTTCGATCCACCGGACTCCAAAATGTCAGTCTCAGTTCAGATTCCAGCTGGTTCCGTCCGGCGAGACATCGAGACTGAACCGTTGATAGATTCCAGAAATC GAAAGGGGGATCAGCCGACAACCACTGTTAAAGAAGATTCTGTCTTTTCCCATAAAAGTGTGCCTCACAAGAGCAAATATTCTTTAAGTTCCATCAGTTGCTTTGGAGTGGATCTAACCCCGGATAACATTGCTGTTGCTATGGTATATTTTGTTCAAGGTGTCCTGGGCCTTTCTAGGCTTGCTGTAAGCTTTTACTTGAAAGATGACCTACACCTAGATCCTGCAGAG ACAGCTGTCATATCTGGTTTCTCATCATTGCCATGGCTCGTGAAACCAGTGTATGGTTTCATCAG TGATTCTTTCCCACTCTTTGGATACCGGAGGAGATCATACTTGGTACTCTCAGGGCTTCTTGGAGCATTCTCATGGTTTTTGATGGCCACCTTCGTTGATAGCAAGTATAGTGCTGCCTTCTCCATACTTATTGGTTCTCTTTCTGTCGCTTTCTCAGATGTT GTTGTAGATTCCATGGTAGTAGAGAGGGCACGCGGCGAGTCTCAAAGCATGTCAGGATCTCTTCAGTCATTGTGCTGGGGTTCTTCGGCATTTGGGGGAATTGTGAGTGCCTACTTTAGTGGCTCCCTTGTGGAGGCTTATGGTGTGAG GTTTGTTTTTGGTGCAACATCATTACTTCCACTCATAACATCTGCGGTATCTGTACTTGTGAAAGAACAGCCTGTACGAGGCCCAGCAAGGGGAGTTTCTTTAGGCAATGGCTTCATAGAGAGCTCAAAAAACAATTTTACCCAGTTATGGGGAGCTGTTAAGCAGCCTAGCGTTCTACTTCCCAccctatttattttcttatggcAGGCAACGCCACAGTCAGATTCTGCTATGTTTTACTTCAC GACAAACAAACTTGGTTTCACTCCGGAATTCCTTGGTCGTGTTAAGCTTGTCACTTCAGTTGCATCACTTATTGGTGTGGGGCTTTATAATGGGTTTTTAAAGAAAGTTCCTCTACGGAAAATATTCCTCGTAATGACTCTTATTGGTACAGCTCTTGGTATGACTCAG GTTCTTCTTGTGACTGGATTGAACCGGCAGTTTGGCATTAGTGATGAGTGGTTTGCTATTGGGGATTCCTTGATTATAACTGTTCTGGGTCAG GCATCTTTCATGCCTGTTCTAGTACTAGCTGCGAGAATTTGTCCACAAGGAATGGAAGCAACTCTCTTCGCAACCCTTATGTCCATATCCAATGGAGGGAGTGTCCTTGGAGGTCTAATTGGTGCAGGTCTAACCCAGGTATTTGGTGTCACCAGGGACAGGTTTGACAACTTGGCTTTTCTGATAGTTCTCTGCAATCTCAGCTCTCTATTGCCTTTGCCCCTACTTGGTCTTCTTCCTGGCGACGAACCAGATACAGAAGACAATACTGATGTTGAGATGAAGTCTAACTGA